In one Phycisphaeraceae bacterium genomic region, the following are encoded:
- a CDS encoding BatA domain-containing protein, translated as MITLLAPLALFGAALLAIPILIHLFKPRKVRQTPFSSLRWLHLTQQKLARRIKWHQVLLFLLRAAFILLLVLALAKPMLAPRGSTGLTERFIVLDVSRSMSYQPTGRESPIDLGKKIAVDLVTSGMAGDRTTVLLTGTSTRSLGPLARDPQIYLAALKAAEATSSDTDLTSSLQVIRPMLARRRPGTTGEIYFITDNHQRAWRQGEIAGFLKDLDAQVKVKVIDVGVNAAQNAWIADAELIPIGEGRRLIRVKVGGVGDASQERTVKLTGLAGLAELSTKVKVQPRGLVQADIELPAGYSLTGKVARISLDPPDALPSDDDFFLNLDSHAQVKVLLVEAESSQTESLRPGLYIAKALEALAKNGRALQLVMRTHTSVQPADIVDADAVIFAEVPEVPDNVVKALETRVKTGGGLAIFLGPEIQQNFYNTRLWNPATPSDCLLPVALKKPTDGDRLDPITNIEWSHPLLAPIYDPVFGDLPQVQFQGHFEFEGEPRDSQVLARINSQTPAIIERALGIGRVVLFNTTANDVWSNLPRKKSFVPLMDRLLTHLSGATLRRSFDVGDTVALPLANRSDEGTVTVTSPTGKKLTPALREEAGRTVMRLDNLTEPGVYRVEQTTQASAGGPGGLATFAFVVQTGRGDSVLTPTETDTLRKWWDPVPLDMATAEIAQKAVATQSRYELWPWLLALGAILLLAEMFFVHWLCPKVNPAVAESMVPRQGIFTVRTAEKVA; from the coding sequence ATGATTACTCTCCTGGCGCCGCTGGCATTGTTCGGCGCGGCCCTGCTCGCCATCCCGATTTTGATTCACCTGTTCAAGCCGCGCAAAGTGCGGCAGACGCCGTTTTCCAGTCTGCGCTGGCTGCATCTGACGCAGCAGAAACTCGCCCGACGCATCAAGTGGCATCAGGTGTTGCTCTTTCTGCTCCGTGCTGCGTTTATTCTGCTGCTGGTGCTTGCGCTGGCTAAGCCGATGCTCGCTCCGCGCGGCTCGACCGGGCTGACTGAACGATTCATCGTCCTCGATGTCAGTCGGAGCATGAGCTACCAGCCGACGGGACGTGAAAGCCCGATTGATCTGGGAAAGAAAATCGCGGTTGATCTGGTGACCAGCGGCATGGCGGGCGACCGCACGACCGTGCTGCTGACGGGCACGTCAACCCGCTCACTGGGGCCGCTGGCACGCGACCCGCAGATTTATCTCGCGGCGCTCAAGGCGGCAGAAGCGACCAGCAGCGATACCGATCTGACCTCGTCGCTCCAGGTCATCCGTCCGATGCTCGCTCGGCGGCGGCCGGGTACCACCGGTGAAATCTACTTCATCACTGACAACCATCAGCGGGCGTGGCGTCAGGGTGAAATCGCGGGCTTTCTCAAGGATCTCGACGCCCAGGTGAAGGTGAAGGTCATCGATGTCGGCGTCAACGCGGCGCAGAACGCATGGATCGCCGACGCTGAGCTGATCCCCATCGGCGAAGGACGACGGCTGATCCGCGTGAAAGTCGGCGGCGTGGGGGACGCTTCGCAGGAACGCACCGTCAAGCTCACCGGTCTGGCGGGACTTGCGGAGCTTTCAACTAAAGTGAAAGTTCAACCGCGGGGTCTGGTGCAGGCGGACATCGAATTACCCGCAGGCTACAGCCTGACCGGCAAGGTCGCTCGTATCTCGCTCGATCCGCCCGACGCCTTACCCAGCGACGACGACTTTTTCCTCAATCTGGATTCCCATGCACAGGTCAAGGTGCTCCTGGTCGAAGCAGAATCATCACAGACCGAATCTCTGCGGCCGGGGCTGTATATCGCCAAGGCACTCGAAGCGCTGGCGAAAAACGGCCGCGCGCTTCAACTGGTGATGCGGACGCACACGTCGGTGCAGCCCGCTGATATCGTCGATGCCGATGCGGTGATTTTTGCGGAAGTTCCCGAAGTGCCGGACAACGTCGTCAAGGCACTGGAGACGCGCGTGAAGACCGGAGGAGGTCTGGCGATCTTCCTGGGGCCGGAAATTCAGCAGAACTTCTACAACACTCGGCTCTGGAATCCCGCGACGCCTTCCGATTGTCTGCTCCCCGTTGCACTGAAAAAACCAACCGACGGAGACAGGCTCGATCCGATCACGAACATCGAATGGTCGCATCCGCTGCTGGCACCGATTTATGACCCGGTGTTTGGCGATCTGCCGCAGGTCCAGTTCCAGGGGCATTTCGAGTTTGAAGGCGAGCCTAGAGACAGCCAGGTGCTGGCTCGGATCAATTCCCAAACACCTGCGATCATCGAGCGAGCGCTCGGTATCGGCCGCGTCGTGCTGTTCAACACCACCGCCAACGATGTCTGGAGCAACCTTCCCCGCAAAAAGAGTTTCGTTCCCTTGATGGATCGTCTATTGACTCACCTGAGCGGTGCGACGCTCCGGCGGAGCTTTGACGTGGGTGACACGGTGGCTCTGCCGCTGGCAAACCGATCGGACGAAGGCACCGTGACGGTCACCAGTCCCACCGGCAAGAAGCTCACCCCCGCGTTGCGGGAGGAGGCCGGCCGCACCGTGATGCGACTCGACAATCTCACCGAGCCGGGTGTTTACCGCGTTGAGCAGACCACACAGGCAAGCGCAGGCGGTCCCGGAGGGTTGGCGACGTTCGCCTTTGTCGTACAGACCGGCCGAGGTGACAGCGTGCTGACGCCGACGGAGACCGACACACTCCGCAAGTGGTGGGATCCGGTACCGCTGGACATGGCAACGGCAGAGATCGCGCAGAAGGCGGTCGCCACACAATCACGCTACGAGCTTTGGCCGTGGTTGCTGGCACTGGGCGCGATCTTACTGCTGGCGGAAATGTTTTTCGTGCATTGGCTCTGTCCGAAGGTCAACCCCGCCGTCGCCGAATCCATGGTGCCGCGACAAGGCATCTTCACCGTCCGCACCGCCGAGAAAGTGGCGTAA
- a CDS encoding VWA domain-containing protein produces the protein MPHQFSLNVVPLLPVWAVLAVGALLLLLLAQGSLLLLRKKVPSRWVAILGVLRVAIVIVFVVCLLQPTISFHRDIRQLPDLVLMVDTSMSMNNKTSSGQTRLADTLSDLRSSSLMADLQKQYNIHWFAFDRTAYPIESADLATLKAVGDTTRFSDSLTTAWDYQRQADGQTTTAGKNASARVVLISDGNDLGTDDVVDAARRLGVTIDTLAPKPSIAGQSASRVVISSVQSPRRVLLGSEAQFVITLRADGTPSGPVTVELLDDNKPVLSQEVVFKQGENEKQVIITDQPTEVGLRPYEIHLSGAAAPAADAAKPYKLSVGVLDTKTEVLFIEETWRWAFKFLRQVLEDDPSFSMTAMLSRGPGRWVQFGEPDRKVQLGGFPQSKSEIEWYDTIVLGDVNPKRWPRSLAPAIHHLVAEEGKSLVLIAGPSLAAVAETPEIASLLPVELTRESALPVEGPIEIRKSREGAASPFFFNQVGSLPALDRIYPPLRKRPAATILLEATRQGNNYGNIIVMAEHTVGKGRVLFIGTDTLWKWQMFGQQDEHGVTPYKAFWQQALRALAPIRPSTGAVNLYVQAERTRYEAGKRVVLHAQIKSDRPITQPVLTATVTLPNDKQIPLALAADPTKPNSYSTEFESTMAGRHKITASVNSEGKLLAEVVTPIDIEEPRGEASGTDVDAANLARIASATGGKAINLDDAKTWPTSVTTDRVTLDKRHDWDLWNNFTLLVVLCLLLGTDWLLRLLRGYV, from the coding sequence ATGCCGCACCAATTCTCCCTCAACGTCGTGCCTCTCCTACCCGTCTGGGCCGTTCTGGCGGTCGGCGCGCTGCTGCTGCTGCTCTTGGCGCAAGGCTCGCTGTTGCTACTGCGGAAAAAGGTTCCCTCCCGATGGGTCGCCATCCTCGGCGTGTTGCGCGTGGCGATCGTGATCGTCTTCGTGGTCTGCCTGCTCCAGCCGACGATTTCCTTTCATCGTGACATCCGGCAATTGCCGGACCTGGTCCTGATGGTCGATACGTCGATGAGCATGAACAACAAGACCAGCTCCGGCCAGACCCGGCTCGCCGACACTCTCTCTGACCTGCGGTCGAGCAGTCTGATGGCGGATCTCCAGAAGCAATACAACATTCACTGGTTTGCCTTCGACCGCACGGCTTACCCGATCGAGTCAGCTGATCTGGCGACACTCAAAGCGGTGGGCGACACCACGCGATTCTCCGACAGCTTGACGACGGCATGGGACTATCAGCGTCAGGCTGATGGTCAGACGACTACCGCCGGGAAAAATGCGTCCGCTCGCGTGGTGCTCATCAGCGACGGCAACGATCTGGGAACGGATGATGTCGTCGATGCAGCGCGCCGACTGGGTGTCACGATCGACACGCTCGCGCCCAAGCCTTCCATCGCCGGTCAATCCGCCAGCCGTGTCGTCATCTCCAGCGTGCAGAGTCCGCGCCGTGTGCTGCTGGGATCAGAAGCACAATTCGTCATCACCTTGCGGGCCGATGGCACACCCTCAGGTCCGGTGACTGTCGAACTGCTCGATGACAACAAGCCGGTGCTCTCTCAGGAAGTGGTTTTCAAGCAGGGAGAAAACGAAAAGCAGGTCATCATCACCGACCAGCCGACGGAGGTTGGACTGCGGCCATATGAGATTCACCTCTCCGGTGCTGCCGCCCCCGCTGCGGATGCCGCCAAACCTTACAAACTCAGCGTCGGCGTGCTCGACACGAAAACAGAGGTGCTGTTTATCGAGGAGACCTGGCGATGGGCGTTCAAATTCCTGCGTCAGGTACTCGAAGACGATCCCAGCTTCTCAATGACAGCGATGCTTTCGCGCGGACCTGGACGATGGGTTCAGTTCGGCGAACCTGACCGCAAGGTGCAGCTAGGCGGCTTCCCGCAGAGTAAGTCGGAAATCGAGTGGTACGACACGATCGTGCTGGGTGATGTCAACCCGAAGCGCTGGCCGCGCTCGCTGGCGCCGGCGATTCATCACCTCGTCGCTGAAGAGGGCAAGTCGCTGGTCCTCATCGCAGGACCGTCACTGGCCGCGGTGGCGGAGACGCCGGAGATCGCATCGCTGCTGCCGGTCGAGTTGACCCGCGAGTCAGCACTTCCGGTCGAAGGGCCTATCGAGATTCGCAAGAGCCGTGAGGGTGCAGCGTCGCCGTTCTTTTTCAATCAGGTTGGCAGTCTGCCTGCGCTTGACCGGATCTACCCACCGCTGCGAAAGCGGCCGGCGGCGACGATCCTGCTCGAAGCGACACGCCAAGGCAACAACTACGGCAACATCATCGTGATGGCGGAACACACCGTCGGTAAGGGACGGGTGCTCTTCATCGGCACGGATACGCTTTGGAAATGGCAGATGTTCGGCCAGCAGGACGAGCACGGCGTGACGCCGTACAAGGCATTCTGGCAGCAGGCGCTGCGGGCACTGGCTCCGATCCGTCCGTCCACCGGCGCGGTGAACCTTTACGTCCAGGCGGAGCGCACCCGTTACGAGGCAGGCAAGCGCGTCGTGCTGCACGCCCAGATCAAGTCCGACCGACCGATCACCCAGCCCGTGCTGACCGCGACGGTCACGCTACCCAACGATAAACAGATCCCGCTGGCACTGGCTGCGGACCCGACGAAACCTAACAGCTACAGCACCGAGTTTGAGAGCACGATGGCCGGACGGCATAAAATCACCGCATCCGTAAACAGCGAAGGCAAACTGCTGGCGGAAGTGGTCACCCCCATCGACATCGAAGAGCCGCGAGGCGAAGCGTCCGGCACGGATGTGGACGCTGCTAATCTCGCCCGCATCGCCTCCGCCACCGGCGGAAAGGCGATCAACCTCGACGATGCGAAAACCTGGCCGACTTCCGTTACCACGGATCGTGTCACACTCGATAAGCGGCACGACTGGGATCTATGGAACAACTTCACGCTGCTGGTCGTGCTGTGCCTGCTGCTGGGAACGGACTGGTTGCTGCGTCTGCTGCGCGGGTATGTTTGA
- a CDS encoding 2-oxoglutarate dehydrogenase E1 component produces MSNSNPASEPSIPGANGTDILSLPFAEGLYEDFLRDPSSVPEDWRRYFVQITPANGRSMRVRPSMRPASLFNPTGANGHGPAGSTSAPAVPAAAAQYLQDRVDQLVRHYRVRGHMIAQIDPLGIPRPDMPELDYRYVKLTEEDLDRTFSTVTLGGADVQTLRALLQRLKNTYCRSIGAQFMHIDDEEVRQWLQNRMEGTENRIELTRKEQLRILTRLTDAVIFEEFIQKKFVGAKSFSLEGGESLIPLLDLAIEKAGEQQIDEIVLGMAHRGRLNVLANIMGKSPEMIFREFQDATSGNQPPRGDVKYHLGYSTDWTTQTGHKIHLSLAFNPSHLEYVNSVALGRMRAKMDRVGDCDRVKGMTLLIHGDAAFAGEGVVQETLNLSELDPYSTGGTLHVIVNNQVGFTTPPEQARSSTYATDIAKMLQSPIFHVNGEDCEAVAQVVRLAMDFRKVFKRDVVIDMYCFRRRGHNEGDEPSFTQPLMYAAMDLRKNTREGYLEHLLKLGGVTRQEADRIAADRHEALERELAEAREPEEGAGEPSDRSRIWIGYRGGREKEVADVPTGVPRARLTQLLEKLAELPEDFILHPKLARFIKGRRDMAAGVRPIDWSAGEALAMASLATDGVRVRMTGQDCERGTFSHRHAVLHDVEDGHRHMPLQHLTPDQAQVEIYNSPLSEAGVLGFEYGYSLDFPSALVIWEAQFGDFINAAQVIVDQFIVSAEQKWRRLSGLVLLLPHGFEGQGPEHSSARLERFLALASEDNIQVCNATTPAQYFHLLRRQVLRPWRKPLIVMSPKSLLRHPEVVSPLDDFESGTFQRVIDDAQISEPGKVKQILLCSGKIFYELKKRRDEIARTDTAIVRVEQYYPVPEAELRAIVKRYSNADRAIWVQEEGRNHGAWRFFHFEFGDKLFDKLPFTGIYRPPSASPATGSSNQHKIEQEAILKEALG; encoded by the coding sequence ATGAGTAATTCCAACCCTGCCTCTGAACCGTCCATACCCGGAGCCAACGGAACCGACATTCTGAGCCTTCCGTTTGCCGAGGGGCTGTATGAAGACTTCCTCCGCGACCCGTCATCGGTTCCTGAAGATTGGCGAAGGTATTTCGTTCAGATCACCCCGGCGAATGGTCGGTCGATGCGGGTGCGGCCATCAATGCGTCCCGCGAGCCTGTTTAATCCGACCGGGGCGAATGGCCACGGCCCAGCCGGCTCCACGTCGGCCCCTGCTGTTCCCGCTGCTGCTGCGCAATACCTTCAGGATCGCGTCGATCAACTCGTCCGCCACTACCGCGTCCGCGGCCACATGATCGCACAGATCGACCCGCTGGGTATCCCGCGTCCCGACATGCCTGAGCTTGACTACCGCTATGTCAAACTCACGGAGGAAGACCTCGACAGGACATTCTCCACCGTCACCCTCGGCGGAGCGGATGTGCAGACGCTGCGTGCCCTGCTCCAGCGATTGAAAAACACCTACTGCCGATCGATCGGTGCGCAGTTCATGCACATCGACGATGAGGAGGTCCGGCAGTGGCTGCAAAATCGGATGGAGGGCACGGAAAACCGCATCGAGCTGACACGCAAGGAGCAGCTGCGCATTCTCACCCGCCTGACTGATGCGGTGATCTTCGAGGAGTTCATCCAGAAAAAATTTGTCGGGGCCAAGAGTTTCAGCCTCGAAGGAGGCGAGAGCTTGATTCCCCTGCTCGATCTGGCCATCGAAAAGGCGGGGGAACAGCAGATCGATGAGATCGTGCTGGGCATGGCGCACCGCGGCCGCCTGAATGTGCTGGCGAATATCATGGGCAAAAGCCCGGAGATGATCTTCCGGGAGTTTCAGGACGCCACCAGCGGCAATCAGCCCCCACGCGGCGACGTGAAATATCATCTGGGCTACAGCACCGACTGGACCACGCAAACCGGTCACAAGATTCATCTTTCTCTGGCGTTCAATCCCAGCCACCTCGAATATGTAAACTCCGTGGCACTGGGCCGTATGCGCGCCAAAATGGATCGCGTTGGCGACTGCGACCGCGTGAAGGGCATGACGCTGCTGATTCACGGCGACGCGGCGTTTGCCGGTGAAGGTGTCGTGCAGGAGACGCTTAATCTCAGCGAGCTTGACCCCTACAGCACCGGCGGCACGCTGCACGTGATCGTCAACAACCAGGTCGGGTTCACCACACCTCCCGAACAGGCACGCTCCAGCACTTACGCGACGGACATCGCCAAGATGCTCCAAAGCCCGATCTTCCACGTCAACGGCGAGGACTGCGAGGCTGTGGCGCAGGTGGTGCGGCTGGCGATGGATTTCCGCAAAGTGTTCAAGCGTGACGTGGTAATCGACATGTACTGCTTCCGCCGCCGTGGGCATAACGAAGGCGACGAGCCGAGCTTCACACAGCCGTTGATGTATGCGGCCATGGATCTGCGTAAAAACACGCGCGAGGGATATCTCGAACATCTCCTGAAGCTGGGCGGCGTGACGCGACAGGAAGCGGATCGCATCGCCGCCGATCGTCACGAGGCACTTGAGCGGGAGCTGGCTGAAGCGCGTGAACCGGAGGAAGGAGCCGGTGAGCCAAGCGATCGATCGCGCATCTGGATCGGGTATCGAGGCGGGCGAGAGAAAGAGGTGGCGGACGTGCCGACAGGCGTGCCGCGTGCCCGGTTGACACAGTTACTCGAAAAGCTCGCGGAGCTTCCGGAAGATTTCATTCTTCATCCAAAGCTGGCGCGGTTCATCAAGGGGCGGCGTGACATGGCTGCGGGTGTTCGACCCATCGACTGGTCCGCTGGTGAGGCACTGGCGATGGCGTCACTGGCGACCGATGGAGTACGGGTGCGGATGACGGGGCAGGACTGCGAGCGCGGCACATTCAGCCACCGCCACGCCGTGCTGCACGACGTGGAGGACGGTCACCGCCACATGCCGCTTCAGCACCTGACGCCCGATCAGGCCCAGGTCGAGATTTACAACAGCCCGCTCTCCGAGGCAGGCGTGCTGGGATTCGAGTACGGCTACAGCCTCGATTTCCCAAGCGCACTGGTGATATGGGAAGCACAATTCGGAGACTTCATCAACGCGGCACAGGTCATCGTCGATCAATTCATCGTCAGCGCGGAACAGAAATGGCGTCGTCTGAGCGGACTGGTCCTGCTCCTGCCGCATGGCTTTGAAGGTCAAGGCCCGGAGCACTCCAGCGCCAGACTCGAACGCTTTCTGGCACTAGCGAGCGAGGACAACATTCAGGTCTGCAACGCGACCACTCCCGCACAGTATTTTCACCTGTTGCGAAGGCAGGTACTCAGGCCGTGGCGCAAACCGCTGATTGTCATGTCACCCAAGAGTCTGCTGCGACATCCTGAGGTCGTCTCGCCGCTGGATGATTTCGAGTCCGGAACCTTCCAGCGAGTGATCGACGATGCCCAGATCAGTGAACCCGGCAAGGTCAAACAGATTCTGCTCTGTTCGGGCAAGATTTTTTACGAGTTGAAAAAGCGACGTGATGAGATCGCGCGGACGGACACCGCCATCGTGCGAGTTGAGCAGTATTATCCCGTACCGGAAGCGGAGCTTCGAGCGATCGTGAAGCGTTACTCCAACGCTGATCGAGCGATCTGGGTACAGGAGGAAGGCCGAAACCACGGAGCGTGGCGGTTTTTCCATTTCGAGTTTGGTGACAAACTGTTCGACAAGCTGCCGTTTACGGGTATTTATCGCCCGCCGTCTGCCAGCCCGGCGACGGGATCGAGCAACCAGCACAAGATCGAGCAGGAAGCGATTTTGAAGGAAGCACTGGGATAA
- the sucB gene encoding dihydrolipoyllysine-residue succinyltransferase, whose product MALELKVPTVGESITEVQIGRWHKSEGDSVAKDETIVEIETDKVTVELPAPVAGTIGKIIKKTGEAAAVGDVIGMLDANGSASTPAQAPPKSVPAPSPTKPAPTAKEAPPSAPVKPAAAAPTTAAPIKPQVAVERTPPAGDEEIIPMTPLRRRIAERLVEAQHSAALLTTFNEVDMSAVMALRAQLQEAFQAAHQVKLGFMSFFVKAAIHALKLVPQVNSEIRGTDVIYKNHYDIGIAIGGGKGLVVPVLRRAERMSFAEIEKSIAEFAARAKENKIALEELQGGTFTISNGGVYGSLLSTPIVNPPQSGILGLHAIQDRPIAKDKQVVIRPMMYMALTYDHRVIDGREAVTFLKSIKEVIEEPARMLVEV is encoded by the coding sequence ATGGCTCTTGAGCTGAAAGTGCCGACTGTCGGCGAATCGATTACCGAGGTACAGATCGGACGCTGGCATAAGTCCGAAGGCGACAGCGTCGCCAAAGACGAGACGATTGTTGAGATTGAGACCGACAAGGTCACCGTTGAGCTGCCCGCGCCCGTCGCTGGAACCATCGGCAAAATCATCAAAAAGACCGGCGAGGCGGCTGCGGTGGGTGATGTCATCGGCATGCTCGACGCCAACGGCTCCGCATCCACACCCGCACAAGCACCGCCGAAATCCGTACCTGCACCGTCACCGACAAAACCTGCGCCGACGGCGAAGGAAGCGCCTCCCTCCGCGCCGGTTAAGCCCGCCGCTGCAGCGCCAACAACCGCAGCACCCATCAAACCGCAAGTCGCCGTCGAGCGCACACCGCCCGCCGGGGATGAAGAAATCATTCCGATGACGCCGCTGCGCCGCCGCATCGCTGAGCGGCTCGTCGAAGCGCAGCACAGCGCCGCGTTGCTGACCACCTTCAACGAAGTCGATATGTCGGCTGTCATGGCACTGAGGGCACAGCTCCAGGAAGCATTTCAGGCGGCGCATCAGGTGAAGCTCGGCTTCATGTCGTTCTTCGTCAAGGCGGCAATCCATGCGCTGAAACTAGTCCCGCAAGTCAACTCCGAAATCCGCGGCACGGATGTGATCTACAAAAATCACTACGACATCGGCATCGCCATCGGCGGGGGCAAGGGGCTGGTCGTCCCCGTGCTCCGCCGCGCAGAGCGCATGAGCTTTGCGGAAATCGAAAAATCCATCGCCGAGTTCGCCGCCCGCGCCAAGGAAAACAAAATCGCGCTCGAGGAGCTTCAGGGCGGCACCTTCACCATCAGCAACGGCGGCGTGTACGGGTCACTGCTCTCGACACCGATCGTCAATCCTCCGCAAAGCGGCATCCTCGGCCTGCATGCGATTCAGGATCGTCCCATCGCCAAAGATAAACAGGTCGTGATCCGCCCGATGATGTACATGGCGCTGACCTATGACCACCGCGTAATTGACGGCCGTGAGGCGGTGACGTTCCTCAAGAGTATCAAAGAAGTGATCGAGGAGCCTGCGCGGATGCTGGTGGAAGTGTGA
- a CDS encoding NPCBM/NEW2 domain-containing protein: MLQRIKLLAVLFMLVVGSVAQGVTVRTIDGKDFSGQLVSLDAGTLTVAVRDGNKEKRQSVRLDEIVSIDMAGFVPVNPAVVEPSSTTQPGSPSTTQPAAGRPADAISWRLVLLCGDQLTGFIDGWSATTITLSSSDLGKPIPIPLQDVKEIWQAGSLRDDVPESVALNGGLEDIALVKSHSDDRIQGVRGTVVGLTNDALIFRYGGEERQIDPARLVGIVLATHQYTPSDKLQMSFTLVSGDMISGEWTSLKNDAAAVRTIWAADVLLPLARVSKINVINGRLTYLSELTPIKVEQVPYFDRILPYRIDSSLRGGKGLTLTDGTYAKGIAMHSRSLLHYDIGGKFEFFRARVGMLQPDGKLGRAAVRVLGDGKPLYENPDLRGDQKPVDLGVNLTGVRRLTLEVDYGHGQDVGDQVGWADVKLLRPAMK; this comes from the coding sequence GTGTTACAGCGAATAAAGTTACTGGCCGTCCTGTTCATGCTGGTTGTCGGATCAGTCGCTCAAGGCGTCACGGTGCGCACCATTGATGGAAAGGATTTCAGCGGTCAGCTTGTCTCTCTCGATGCCGGCACGCTGACCGTTGCTGTCCGAGACGGCAATAAGGAAAAGCGTCAGAGCGTCCGGCTGGATGAAATCGTATCGATCGACATGGCGGGATTTGTTCCCGTCAACCCCGCTGTGGTCGAACCGTCGAGTACGACACAGCCCGGCTCACCATCCACTACACAACCGGCGGCTGGCCGCCCCGCAGATGCGATCTCGTGGCGACTCGTGCTCCTGTGCGGCGATCAGCTTACCGGCTTCATTGATGGCTGGTCCGCTACGACGATCACGCTTTCCAGTTCAGATTTGGGAAAACCAATCCCGATTCCACTTCAAGACGTGAAGGAGATATGGCAAGCCGGCTCATTACGCGATGATGTTCCAGAATCGGTGGCACTCAATGGCGGTCTTGAAGATATCGCTCTGGTCAAATCTCATTCTGATGACCGCATCCAGGGTGTGCGGGGCACGGTGGTGGGCTTGACCAACGATGCCCTGATCTTCCGCTACGGCGGCGAGGAACGACAGATTGATCCGGCAAGGCTTGTTGGAATCGTACTCGCAACGCACCAATACACGCCGTCCGACAAGCTCCAGATGAGCTTCACGCTTGTTTCAGGCGACATGATTTCCGGCGAATGGACAAGCCTGAAGAATGATGCCGCGGCTGTCAGGACCATTTGGGCAGCTGACGTGCTCCTGCCGCTGGCGCGGGTGTCAAAGATCAACGTCATCAACGGTCGATTGACGTACCTGTCAGAGCTGACGCCGATCAAGGTCGAGCAGGTTCCCTACTTCGACCGGATTTTGCCCTATCGCATCGACTCATCACTGCGGGGCGGTAAAGGGCTGACTTTGACGGACGGCACTTACGCCAAAGGTATCGCGATGCATTCCCGCAGTCTGCTGCACTATGACATCGGAGGAAAGTTTGAGTTTTTCCGCGCCAGGGTCGGCATGCTCCAGCCCGACGGCAAGCTTGGTCGAGCAGCGGTGCGTGTCCTTGGTGACGGCAAACCGCTCTATGAAAACCCTGACCTGCGCGGCGATCAGAAGCCCGTTGACCTCGGAGTAAACCTCACGGGCGTCCGCCGTCTCACGCTGGAGGTTGATTACGGACACGGCCAGGATGTCGGCGATCAGGTCGGCTGGGCGGACGTAAAGCTGCTGCGCCCTGCGATGAAATGA